In one window of Dyella thiooxydans DNA:
- a CDS encoding bactofilin family protein has product MLNRKRAGRESPSHETSLVARGTTIRGDLYFTGALHLDGCIEGAIVAETDDAVLTVSEHGQVIGEVRVPHAVINGRIDGNVLSDARLELAAQTCITGDVHYRLLEMAAGAQVNGRMVHVGADVPRVLAAPRDAPATDEPADAESAQA; this is encoded by the coding sequence ATGCTCAACCGTAAACGCGCCGGGCGCGAATCGCCCAGCCATGAGACCAGCCTGGTCGCGCGAGGAACCACTATTCGTGGTGATCTGTACTTTACCGGCGCCCTGCATCTGGACGGCTGCATCGAAGGAGCGATCGTCGCCGAAACCGACGACGCGGTGCTGACGGTGAGCGAGCACGGCCAGGTGATCGGCGAGGTTCGCGTGCCGCACGCCGTGATCAACGGCCGTATCGACGGCAATGTGCTCAGCGACGCGCGCCTCGAGCTGGCCGCGCAGACCTGCATCACAGGCGACGTGCACTATCGGCTGCTGGAAATGGCGGCGGGTGCGCAGGTCAATGGGCGCATGGTCCATGTCGGCGCCGACGTGCCGCGGGTGCTGGCGGCGCCACGCGATGCCCCGGCCACCGATGAACCTGCCGACGCGGAATCCGCGCAGGCCTGA
- the erpA gene encoding iron-sulfur cluster insertion protein ErpA, producing the protein METIAAFPDYRSAQAPLVFTEAAAHKVQELIREEGNPDLKLRVYISGGGCSGFQYGFTFDEAQAEDDLALEREGVILLVDPLSLQYLTGAEIDYSESFSGSQFVIRNPNAKTTCGCGSSFSV; encoded by the coding sequence ATGGAAACCATCGCCGCCTTCCCCGACTATCGCAGCGCCCAGGCGCCGCTCGTTTTCACCGAAGCAGCCGCGCACAAGGTGCAGGAGCTGATCCGGGAAGAGGGCAATCCCGACCTGAAACTGCGTGTCTACATCAGCGGCGGCGGCTGCTCGGGCTTCCAGTACGGCTTCACCTTCGACGAAGCGCAGGCCGAAGACGATCTCGCACTGGAACGCGAGGGCGTCATACTGCTGGTCGATCCGCTGTCGCTGCAGTACCTCACCGGCGCCGAGATCGACTACTCCGAGAGTTTCTCCGGCTCGCAGTTCGTGATCCGCAACCCCAATGCCAAGACCACCTGCGGATGCGGATCGTCGTTCTCGGTCTGA
- the nudC gene encoding NAD(+) diphosphatase: protein MNTFSGLSLVLDRAAERRDEVEWVTARANSEQARFLVLDAEQQALAIPDGDALRWLDAAERESLLPELPVTLLGVTEQNAFFLLNAGDQGDAVAGALGARRLPLREAGLRLPAHEAGLFAYAKGLAHWQREMRHCHACGGALQLVASGHRAQCMGCGKLHFPRTDAAVIVIVEHDGACLLGRQANWPPGRYSTLAGFVEPGESLEDAVRREVAEEAGVRVDQVQYHSSQPWPLPASLMVGFTATAQGRAIQLRDGELEEARWFTPAQITAGLADGSFATPPKLSVSYRLLAHWLSERGGLDLDALIARRR from the coding sequence ATGAACACCTTCAGCGGACTCAGCCTGGTGCTTGACCGCGCGGCGGAGCGCCGCGACGAAGTCGAATGGGTGACCGCGCGGGCGAACAGCGAGCAGGCCCGGTTCCTGGTGCTGGACGCCGAGCAACAAGCCCTCGCGATCCCCGATGGAGACGCCTTGCGCTGGCTGGATGCCGCCGAGCGCGAGTCGCTGCTGCCGGAGCTCCCGGTAACCCTGTTGGGTGTCACCGAACAGAACGCCTTCTTCCTGCTCAACGCGGGTGACCAAGGCGACGCGGTTGCCGGCGCACTCGGCGCACGTAGGCTGCCGCTGCGCGAAGCGGGGCTGCGGCTTCCGGCCCACGAGGCCGGCCTGTTCGCGTACGCCAAGGGCCTGGCCCACTGGCAGCGGGAAATGCGTCATTGCCACGCCTGCGGCGGCGCGCTGCAGCTGGTGGCCTCCGGTCACCGCGCGCAGTGCATGGGCTGCGGCAAGCTGCATTTCCCGCGCACCGATGCCGCGGTCATCGTGATCGTCGAACACGACGGGGCCTGTCTGCTGGGCCGCCAGGCGAACTGGCCACCAGGACGCTACTCGACGCTGGCCGGCTTCGTGGAGCCCGGCGAATCGCTGGAAGACGCGGTGCGGCGCGAAGTCGCCGAGGAAGCCGGCGTGCGCGTCGACCAGGTCCAGTACCACTCTTCGCAGCCGTGGCCACTGCCGGCGTCGCTGATGGTCGGCTTCACCGCTACCGCGCAAGGCCGCGCGATCCAGCTGCGTGACGGGGAGCTGGAGGAGGCCCGCTGGTTCACCCCCGCCCAGATCACGGCGGGACTGGCCGACGGCAGCTTCGCCACGCCGCCGAAGCTCTCGGTGTCCTACCGCCTGCTCGCGCACTGGCTGAGCGAACGGGGCGGTCTCGACCTGGACGCGCTGATCGCCCGCCGGCGCTGA
- a CDS encoding MFS transporter, whose amino-acid sequence MSQFALLGRRRFAPFFWTQALGAFNDNAFRNALLMLVAFQMGLDEHKAAIYTNFAPALFILPFFLFSASAGQLAEKFEKTRIIRWVKLFEVAAMTVAAIGFVTHHVALLLVVLFMMGMHSTVFGPIKYAILPQALKPAELVGGNGLVEMGTQLAMLIGMIAGNTLMRVAGIGPWLASGATIAIALVGYLASRAIPPAPATAPDLKFQWNPYVETARVLRITHADRAVWNAVLGISWFWFFGTVLIAQLPIYTRETLGGDETVYTLVLTLFSVGSGIGALLCERMSGKRVEIGLVPLGAFGLTVFGVDLYLARHGIATVQGQNWLAFLRSAGSVRLILDLTLIGVFAGLYVVPLFAFVQARAPREKLSRIISGNNIMNALLIVSAAGFGLGLGALGLDAAQIFLAAALLNIAVAAYIFTLVPEFIMRFVTWVLVNTLYRVRVDGMQHVPEEGPALLVCNHVSFMDPLLLMANVRRPVRFVMYYRIFHVPLLHWLFRTAKAIPIAGQKEDPAVLEAAYDAIDAALADGEVVCIFPEGGLTRDGAIAPFRPGVEKILARRPVPVVPMALRGLWGSVWSRRDSMMGRSRLPRRFRARVELVVDVSRAPEHVDAAVLEERVRELRGEMA is encoded by the coding sequence ATGAGCCAATTCGCCCTGCTCGGCCGCCGGCGCTTCGCGCCGTTCTTCTGGACCCAGGCGCTGGGTGCGTTCAACGACAACGCGTTCCGCAATGCGCTGCTGATGCTGGTGGCGTTCCAGATGGGGCTGGACGAGCACAAGGCCGCGATCTACACCAACTTCGCGCCGGCCCTGTTCATCCTGCCTTTCTTCCTGTTCTCCGCCTCGGCCGGCCAGCTGGCGGAGAAGTTCGAGAAGACCCGCATCATCCGCTGGGTCAAGCTGTTCGAGGTGGCGGCGATGACGGTGGCGGCGATCGGCTTCGTCACCCACCATGTCGCGCTGCTGCTGGTCGTGCTGTTCATGATGGGCATGCACTCGACCGTGTTCGGGCCGATCAAGTACGCGATCCTGCCGCAGGCGCTCAAGCCCGCCGAACTGGTCGGTGGCAACGGTCTGGTCGAGATGGGTACGCAGCTGGCGATGCTGATCGGCATGATCGCCGGCAACACGCTGATGCGTGTCGCCGGCATCGGGCCGTGGCTGGCCTCCGGTGCGACGATCGCGATCGCCCTGGTCGGTTACCTGGCGAGCCGCGCGATTCCGCCGGCACCGGCCACGGCGCCGGACCTGAAGTTCCAGTGGAATCCCTACGTGGAGACCGCGCGCGTACTGCGCATCACCCATGCCGATCGCGCCGTGTGGAACGCGGTGCTCGGCATCTCCTGGTTCTGGTTCTTCGGCACCGTGCTGATCGCGCAGCTGCCGATCTACACGCGCGAGACGCTGGGTGGCGACGAGACGGTCTACACCCTCGTGCTCACGCTCTTTTCGGTCGGCAGCGGTATCGGTGCGCTGCTGTGTGAGCGGATGTCCGGCAAGCGGGTGGAGATCGGCCTGGTACCGCTGGGCGCGTTTGGACTGACCGTGTTCGGCGTCGACCTGTACCTGGCGCGGCATGGCATCGCCACCGTGCAGGGGCAGAACTGGCTGGCCTTCCTGCGCAGTGCCGGCAGCGTGCGGCTGATACTCGACCTGACTCTGATCGGTGTGTTCGCCGGCCTCTACGTGGTGCCGCTGTTCGCCTTCGTGCAGGCGCGTGCGCCGCGCGAGAAGCTGTCGCGGATCATCTCCGGCAACAACATCATGAACGCGCTGCTGATCGTCTCGGCGGCGGGCTTCGGGCTGGGCCTCGGGGCATTGGGGCTCGACGCGGCGCAGATCTTCCTGGCCGCCGCGCTGCTCAACATCGCCGTGGCCGCCTACATCTTCACCCTGGTGCCCGAGTTCATCATGCGCTTCGTCACCTGGGTGCTGGTTAACACGCTGTACCGGGTGCGGGTGGACGGCATGCAGCACGTGCCGGAAGAAGGGCCGGCGCTGCTGGTGTGCAACCACGTCAGCTTCATGGACCCGCTGCTGCTGATGGCGAACGTGCGCCGGCCGGTGCGTTTCGTCATGTACTACCGGATCTTCCATGTGCCGCTGCTGCACTGGCTGTTCCGCACCGCCAAGGCGATCCCGATCGCCGGCCAGAAGGAGGATCCGGCGGTGCTGGAAGCGGCCTACGACGCGATCGATGCCGCCCTGGCGGATGGCGAAGTGGTATGCATCTTCCCCGAGGGCGGATTGACCCGCGACGGTGCGATCGCACCGTTCCGTCCCGGAGTGGAGAAGATCCTGGCGCGTCGCCCGGTGCCGGTGGTGCCGATGGCGCTGCGCGGCCTGTGGGGCAGTGTCTGGAGCCGGCGCGATTCGATGATGGGGCGTTCCCGCCTGCCACGCCGGTTCCGGGCGCGGGTCGAGCTGGTGGTCGATGTGTCCCGGGCCCCGGAGCATGTCGATGCCGCGGTGCTGGAGGAGCGTGTGCGGGAGCTGCGCGGGGAGATGGCCTGA
- the purD gene encoding phosphoribosylamine--glycine ligase, producing the protein MKVLVIGNGGREHALAWKLKQSPRVDEVIVAPGNAGTARERGVRNADVAVTDIAGLLALAKAEKVGLTVVGPEVPLVAGVVDKFRAAGLRIFGPRAIAAQLEGSKAFAKDFLLRHNIPTARYAVFTELNRALAYVREHGAPIVIKADGLAAGKGVVVALTLADAELALHDMLGAHAFGDASARVVIEEFLDGEEASYIVMSDGSHALPMASSQDHKRRDDNDLGPNTGGMGAYSPAPVVTPEVEKRILEQVIQPTLRGMAAEGAPFIGFLYAGLMIDKAGNPKVIEFNVRFGDPETQPIMMRLKSDLVDLIDAALDGELHHTRAQWDPRPSIGVVMAAGGYPGKVRSGDAIEGLDAPPVADTKVFHAGTRLDADGRVVTAGGRVLTVCALGKDIADARERAYAAVAGIRWDGAFCRRDIAHRALHRH; encoded by the coding sequence ATGAAGGTCCTGGTCATCGGCAACGGCGGTCGCGAGCACGCGCTGGCGTGGAAGCTCAAGCAGTCGCCGCGCGTCGACGAGGTGATCGTGGCGCCGGGCAACGCCGGTACCGCCCGCGAGCGCGGCGTGCGCAATGCCGATGTGGCGGTGACCGACATCGCCGGCCTGCTGGCGCTGGCCAAGGCGGAGAAGGTCGGGTTGACCGTGGTCGGTCCCGAGGTGCCGCTGGTCGCCGGCGTGGTCGACAAGTTCCGCGCCGCCGGCCTGCGCATCTTCGGGCCGCGTGCGATCGCCGCGCAGCTGGAGGGTTCCAAGGCCTTCGCCAAGGACTTCCTGCTCCGCCACAACATCCCGACCGCGCGCTACGCAGTGTTCACCGAGCTCAACCGCGCCCTGGCCTACGTGCGCGAGCACGGCGCGCCGATCGTGATCAAGGCCGATGGCCTGGCCGCCGGCAAGGGCGTGGTGGTCGCGCTGACCCTAGCCGACGCCGAACTGGCGCTGCACGACATGCTCGGCGCGCACGCCTTCGGCGATGCCTCGGCGCGGGTGGTGATCGAGGAATTCCTGGATGGCGAGGAAGCCAGCTACATCGTGATGAGCGATGGCAGCCACGCGCTGCCGATGGCCTCCAGCCAGGACCACAAGCGCCGCGACGACAACGACCTCGGCCCCAACACCGGCGGCATGGGCGCCTACTCGCCGGCACCGGTGGTCACCCCCGAAGTGGAGAAGCGCATCCTCGAGCAGGTGATCCAGCCGACCCTGCGCGGCATGGCCGCCGAGGGCGCGCCGTTCATCGGCTTCCTCTACGCCGGCCTGATGATCGACAAGGCGGGCAACCCCAAGGTGATCGAGTTCAACGTGCGATTCGGCGACCCCGAGACCCAGCCGATCATGATGCGGCTGAAGTCGGATCTGGTCGACCTGATCGACGCCGCGCTGGACGGCGAGCTGCACCACACCCGGGCGCAGTGGGACCCGCGGCCGTCGATCGGCGTGGTGATGGCGGCCGGCGGCTACCCGGGAAAGGTGCGCAGCGGCGATGCCATCGAGGGGCTGGATGCACCGCCGGTGGCCGACACCAAGGTGTTCCACGCCGGCACCCGGCTCGATGCCGACGGCCGCGTGGTCACCGCCGGTGGCCGTGTGCTGACCGTGTGCGCGCTGGGCAAGGACATCGCCGACGCCCGTGAGCGCGCCTATGCCGCCGTGGCCGGCATCCGCTGGGACGGCGCGTTCTGCCGCCGTGACATCGCCCATCGCGCCCTGCACCGGCACTGA
- a CDS encoding AMP-binding protein, whose amino-acid sequence MSTVFDLNPEASPLRLPLLGGSGPWRTVAWRDGAPVNARQFLADVRHVASQLPDAAAAVNLCEERYAFLVAFCAVVLRGQANLLPSSRAPRAIDEVMADHPGCYALGELPLEPTPPNYHRLPLLPAPVGAGEDEWPMIDAEQVVAIGYTSGSTGRPAAHVKTWRSFHASNAGNLRMLRDRVGERFNVVATVPPQHMYGMETTVLLPLHGDVAVCGSRPFFPADVAVALAAVPAPRVLVITPVHLRALVESGVALPPLAAMLSATAPMPPELAARAEQLYGAPLLEVFGSTETCVFATRQPTASELWRLYDGVSLHPQPDGTQIQAPQLAAPVVLADLVTLHEEGRAFRLCGRHADLLEIAGKRASLGDLTRRLLAIPGVRDGVVLQLDEPDAGGVRRIAALAVAPGLTEARILDALRGAIDPLFLPRPLRLVDALPRNETGKLPRAALLALLAGRG is encoded by the coding sequence TTGTCCACCGTTTTCGATCTCAATCCGGAGGCATCGCCGCTGCGGCTTCCCCTGCTGGGCGGGAGCGGACCATGGCGTACGGTGGCCTGGCGGGACGGCGCGCCGGTGAACGCACGCCAGTTCCTGGCTGACGTCCGTCACGTCGCCAGCCAGCTGCCCGACGCGGCGGCCGCCGTGAACCTGTGCGAGGAGCGCTACGCTTTCCTGGTTGCGTTCTGCGCCGTCGTCCTGCGTGGTCAGGCCAACCTGCTGCCCTCCTCGCGCGCACCGCGGGCCATCGACGAGGTGATGGCCGATCATCCCGGTTGCTACGCACTGGGCGAACTGCCGCTCGAGCCGACACCGCCGAATTACCACCGCCTGCCCTTGCTCCCGGCACCGGTCGGCGCTGGGGAGGATGAGTGGCCGATGATCGACGCCGAGCAGGTGGTGGCGATCGGCTACACGTCCGGGTCCACCGGCCGCCCGGCCGCGCACGTGAAGACCTGGCGCAGCTTCCACGCCAGCAATGCAGGCAACCTGCGCATGCTGCGCGACCGCGTCGGCGAGCGGTTCAACGTAGTGGCGACCGTGCCGCCGCAACACATGTACGGCATGGAGACGACCGTACTGCTGCCCTTGCACGGCGATGTGGCGGTGTGCGGCAGCCGTCCCTTCTTTCCCGCTGACGTGGCCGTCGCGCTCGCCGCCGTGCCGGCGCCGCGGGTGCTGGTGATCACCCCCGTGCACCTGCGCGCACTGGTCGAGTCCGGCGTGGCGCTGCCGCCGCTGGCGGCGATGTTGTCGGCGACCGCGCCGATGCCGCCGGAGCTGGCTGCGCGGGCCGAGCAGCTCTACGGGGCGCCATTGCTGGAGGTATTCGGCTCGACCGAGACCTGTGTCTTCGCCACGCGTCAGCCCACTGCATCGGAGCTGTGGCGACTCTACGACGGCGTTTCCCTGCACCCGCAGCCCGATGGCACCCAGATCCAGGCGCCGCAGCTGGCCGCACCGGTGGTGTTGGCCGACCTGGTCACCCTGCACGAGGAGGGGCGGGCATTCCGGCTGTGCGGACGACATGCCGACCTGCTGGAGATCGCCGGCAAACGGGCTTCGCTGGGCGACCTCACCCGGCGCCTGCTGGCCATCCCCGGCGTGCGCGACGGCGTGGTGCTGCAGCTGGACGAGCCCGACGCCGGCGGCGTGCGCCGGATCGCCGCGCTTGCGGTCGCACCGGGACTGACCGAGGCGCGGATCCTCGATGCCCTGCGTGGGGCGATCGATCCGCTGTTCCTGCCGCGACCGCTGCGCCTGGTCGACGCCCTGCCCCGCAACGAGACCGGCAAGCTGCCGCGCGCAGCGCTGCTGGCTCTGCTCGCCGGCCGCGGCTGA
- a CDS encoding L-threonylcarbamoyladenylate synthase, with protein sequence MLHRYGASEIEGAAALLKAGGVLAYPTEAVFGLGCDPQNLAACERVFALKQRPPGQGVLLIGADLAQLEPYLALDQVPDERLQVARASWPGPHTWVFPRSAAVPPWICGDHEGIAVRVTAYEPAAALCRAFGGALVSTSANPHDQPPARTAQEVVAYFGDGPDGLLLAPVGGDAAPSSIRDVLSGAIIRA encoded by the coding sequence TTGCTGCACCGTTACGGAGCGAGCGAGATCGAGGGCGCCGCCGCGCTGCTGAAGGCCGGTGGCGTGCTGGCGTACCCCACCGAGGCGGTGTTCGGCCTCGGCTGCGATCCGCAGAACCTGGCGGCGTGCGAGCGCGTGTTTGCGCTCAAGCAGCGGCCGCCCGGGCAGGGCGTGTTGTTGATTGGCGCGGACCTCGCCCAGCTCGAGCCCTACCTTGCGCTCGACCAAGTGCCGGATGAGCGCCTGCAGGTCGCCCGGGCAAGTTGGCCGGGGCCGCATACCTGGGTGTTTCCGCGTTCAGCCGCCGTGCCGCCGTGGATATGCGGCGACCACGAAGGCATCGCCGTACGGGTCACGGCATACGAGCCTGCCGCGGCGCTGTGCCGGGCGTTCGGCGGGGCGCTGGTTTCCACCAGCGCCAACCCGCACGATCAGCCGCCCGCGCGGACGGCGCAGGAGGTCGTAGCCTATTTCGGGGACGGCCCGGACGGCCTGCTGCTGGCGCCCGTGGGCGGCGACGCAGCGCCCAGCAGCATCCGCGACGTGCTCAGCGGCGCTATCATCCGGGCCTAG
- a CDS encoding DNA topoisomerase I gives MAKNLLIVESPAKAKTINKYLGKDFQVLASYGHVRDLKPKEGAVDTEHDFAMKYEVIERNEKHVDAIAKAAKAADDIYLATDLDREGEAISWHISEILKERGLVEGKRMHRVVFSEITPKAIKAAVAEPRQLSHDMVDAQQARRALDYLVGFNLSPVLWRKVQRGLSAGRVQSPALRMIVEREEEIEAFVAREYWTVEAQLKHPDADFSARLTQLNGKKFEQFDLTNEADAMAARAALKEAAHGRLTVSEVGSKERKRRPAPPFTTSTLQQEAARKLGFSTSRTMKVAQGLYEGVSLGSEGNVGLISYMRTDSVALAEDAVVELRQLIARDFGAKALPDHPQAYKSKAKNAQEAHEAIRPTSAMRTPREVASFLNDEQRKLYELIWKRTVACQMIHATLNTVSVDFALPDASGGPAAFRATGTTVIDPGFLAVYEEGRDQKNAEDDDEGRRLPRLAKGEQVALADILADQHFTEPPPRYSEASLVKALEEYGIGRPSTYASIIQVLLNREYVLLDSRRFKPTDVGRAVGKFLVQHFTRYVDYDFTAKLEDELDAVSRGEEAWVPLMERFWQPFKQQVDEKTESVDRSEATGARELGTDPKSGKPVSVRLGRYGPYAQIGDKDTDEKLQFASLRPGQSMHTITLEQALELFKLPRKLGQAENGDEVSVGIGRFGPFVKQGSTYASLKPEDDPYTIELPRALQIVAEKLEMLANRVIQDFGNGVQVLNGRYGAYITDGEKNARIPKDTEPKDLTEAQCLELLAAAPVKKGRFAKKTAAKKTAEKKAPAAKKATTKKAPAKKAAAKKTAAKKTATRKAAAKKTAAKSSGD, from the coding sequence ATGGCAAAAAACCTGCTTATCGTCGAGTCCCCTGCAAAGGCCAAGACGATCAACAAATACCTCGGCAAGGACTTCCAGGTCCTCGCCTCCTACGGCCATGTGCGCGATCTGAAGCCGAAGGAGGGGGCGGTCGATACCGAACACGACTTCGCGATGAAGTACGAGGTGATCGAGCGCAACGAAAAGCACGTCGACGCGATCGCCAAGGCGGCCAAGGCGGCCGATGACATCTACCTCGCGACCGACTTGGATCGCGAGGGCGAGGCGATCAGCTGGCACATCAGCGAGATCCTGAAGGAGCGTGGCCTGGTCGAGGGCAAGCGCATGCACCGGGTGGTGTTCTCCGAGATCACGCCGAAGGCGATCAAGGCCGCGGTGGCCGAGCCGCGGCAGCTGTCGCACGATATGGTCGACGCCCAGCAGGCGCGCCGCGCGCTGGACTACCTGGTCGGTTTCAACCTGTCGCCGGTGCTTTGGCGCAAGGTGCAGCGCGGCTTGTCCGCCGGCCGCGTGCAGAGCCCGGCACTGCGCATGATCGTCGAGCGGGAGGAGGAGATCGAAGCCTTCGTCGCCCGTGAGTACTGGACGGTCGAGGCCCAGCTGAAGCATCCCGACGCCGACTTCAGCGCCCGCCTGACCCAGCTCAACGGCAAGAAGTTCGAGCAGTTCGACCTCACCAACGAAGCCGACGCGATGGCCGCCCGCGCCGCGCTGAAGGAGGCCGCCCATGGCCGCCTGACGGTGAGCGAGGTCGGTTCGAAGGAGCGCAAGCGTCGCCCCGCTCCCCCGTTCACCACCTCCACGCTGCAGCAGGAGGCCGCGCGCAAGCTGGGCTTCTCCACCAGCCGCACGATGAAGGTGGCGCAGGGCCTGTACGAGGGCGTGTCGCTCGGCAGCGAGGGCAACGTCGGCCTGATCAGCTACATGCGTACCGACTCGGTCGCGCTGGCCGAGGACGCGGTGGTCGAGCTGCGCCAGCTGATCGCCCGCGATTTCGGGGCCAAGGCGCTGCCGGACCATCCCCAGGCGTACAAGTCCAAGGCCAAGAACGCGCAGGAGGCCCACGAGGCGATCCGCCCGACCTCGGCGATGCGCACGCCGCGCGAGGTGGCCTCGTTCCTCAACGACGAGCAGCGCAAGCTGTACGAGCTGATCTGGAAGCGTACCGTCGCCTGCCAGATGATCCACGCCACCCTCAACACGGTCTCGGTGGACTTCGCCCTGCCGGATGCTTCCGGCGGTCCGGCGGCGTTCCGCGCCACCGGTACCACGGTGATCGATCCGGGCTTCCTGGCCGTGTACGAGGAAGGTCGCGACCAGAAGAATGCCGAGGACGACGACGAAGGCCGCCGCCTGCCGCGGCTGGCCAAGGGCGAGCAGGTGGCCCTGGCCGACATCCTCGCCGACCAGCATTTCACCGAGCCGCCGCCGCGCTATTCGGAAGCGAGCCTGGTGAAGGCGCTGGAGGAATACGGCATCGGCCGCCCCTCGACTTATGCCAGCATCATCCAGGTGCTGCTCAACCGCGAGTACGTGCTGCTGGACAGCCGTCGCTTCAAGCCGACCGACGTCGGTCGCGCGGTGGGCAAGTTCCTGGTGCAGCATTTCACCCGCTACGTCGACTACGACTTCACCGCCAAGCTCGAGGACGAGCTCGATGCGGTGAGTCGCGGCGAGGAAGCCTGGGTGCCGCTGATGGAGCGGTTCTGGCAGCCGTTCAAGCAGCAGGTGGACGAAAAGACCGAGTCGGTCGACCGCAGCGAGGCGACCGGCGCGCGCGAGCTGGGTACCGACCCGAAGTCCGGCAAGCCGGTCTCGGTGCGGCTGGGTCGCTATGGGCCGTACGCGCAGATCGGCGACAAGGACACCGACGAGAAGCTGCAGTTCGCCAGCCTGCGTCCCGGCCAGAGCATGCACACCATCACCCTGGAGCAGGCGCTGGAGCTGTTCAAGCTGCCGCGCAAGCTGGGTCAGGCGGAGAACGGCGACGAGGTCAGCGTGGGCATCGGCCGCTTCGGGCCGTTCGTGAAGCAGGGCTCGACCTACGCCTCACTCAAGCCCGAGGACGACCCGTACACCATCGAGCTGCCGCGTGCGCTGCAGATCGTCGCCGAGAAGCTGGAGATGCTCGCCAACCGGGTCATCCAGGATTTCGGCAACGGCGTGCAGGTGCTCAACGGCCGCTACGGCGCCTACATCACCGATGGCGAGAAGAACGCCCGCATCCCCAAGGACACCGAGCCGAAGGACCTGACCGAGGCACAGTGCCTGGAGCTGCTGGCGGCTGCGCCGGTGAAGAAGGGTCGCTTCGCCAAGAAGACGGCGGCGAAGAAGACCGCCGAGAAGAAGGCGCCGGCCGCGAAGAAGGCCACGACCAAGAAAGCTCCCGCGAAGAAAGCCGCCGCCAAGAAGACCGCGGCGAAAAAGACCGCCACCAGGAAAGCGGCCGCGAAGAAGACCGCCGCCAAGTCGAGCGGGGACTGA
- the dprA gene encoding DNA-processing protein DprA, translated as MDEDQLRAWLLALRCPGLGPGGLRTRLADAGGDIANALDRIVRGSVPAEAGARDWLRRPDQARLDEDLLWLAHPGRRLLCCTDADFPPPLETIPQPPAALFVAGDASLLLLPQIAIVGARQASPGGLANARAFARALGQAGLLVTSGMADGIDGAAHAAALDAGLPTVAVVGTGADRVYPRKHHALARRIVEQGALVSEFPPGTPARADHFPRRNRLIAGLALGTLVVEAGLRSGSLITARLAAEQGREVFALPGSIHHPLARGSHQLIRDGARLVEEPGEVIEALGPAARALGADLAARLGGESPDAPIGETPTEAVDDTLMAALGHDPVALDQLVARLGTPASELSARLLLLELEGRIGALPGNRYQRLAP; from the coding sequence ATGGACGAGGATCAATTGCGCGCCTGGCTGTTGGCACTCAGGTGCCCGGGGCTGGGGCCCGGTGGATTGCGCACACGTCTGGCCGATGCCGGCGGAGATATCGCGAACGCGCTCGATCGGATCGTCCGGGGCTCCGTTCCGGCCGAGGCCGGGGCGCGGGACTGGCTGCGCCGTCCGGACCAGGCGCGACTGGATGAGGATCTGCTCTGGCTGGCGCATCCCGGTCGCCGGCTGCTCTGCTGTACCGATGCGGATTTCCCGCCGCCACTGGAGACCATCCCGCAGCCACCCGCGGCGCTGTTCGTGGCGGGCGACGCTTCCCTGCTGCTGTTGCCGCAGATCGCCATCGTCGGAGCGCGCCAGGCCAGCCCTGGTGGTCTGGCCAACGCGCGCGCCTTCGCTCGCGCGCTGGGGCAGGCCGGGTTGCTGGTGACCAGCGGCATGGCCGATGGCATCGACGGGGCTGCCCATGCCGCCGCGCTGGATGCCGGCCTGCCGACCGTGGCGGTGGTCGGCACCGGGGCCGACCGGGTCTATCCGCGCAAACACCATGCCCTCGCCCGCCGCATCGTCGAGCAGGGCGCGCTGGTCAGCGAATTTCCGCCCGGCACGCCGGCCCGGGCCGATCATTTTCCCCGCCGCAATCGCCTGATCGCAGGGTTGGCTCTGGGTACCCTGGTGGTCGAGGCGGGTCTGCGCTCGGGTTCGTTGATCACCGCGCGTCTGGCAGCCGAACAGGGGCGCGAGGTGTTCGCCCTGCCCGGATCGATCCACCACCCGCTGGCGCGTGGCAGCCACCAGCTGATCCGCGACGGTGCCCGCCTGGTGGAGGAGCCGGGCGAGGTGATCGAGGCACTGGGGCCGGCCGCACGGGCGCTTGGTGCCGATCTGGCTGCCCGGCTGGGCGGGGAGTCACCCGATGCGCCGATCGGCGAGACCCCGACCGAGGCGGTGGACGATACCCTGATGGCAGCCCTGGGTCACGACCCGGTCGCGCTGGACCAGCTGGTGGCGCGTCTGGGCACACCGGCCTCCGAGCTGTCGGCGCGTCTGCTGCTGCTGGAGCTGGAGGGGCGGATCGGCGCCCTGCCCGGCAATCGCTACCAGCGTCTGGCCCCCTGA